One window of the Zea mays cultivar B73 chromosome 3, Zm-B73-REFERENCE-NAM-5.0, whole genome shotgun sequence genome contains the following:
- the LOC100191670 gene encoding Cysteine proteinase EP-B 2-like precursor — protein sequence MAQVAKTLLLVALVVVSAVELCRAIEFDERDLASDEALWDLYERWQTHHRVHRHHGEKGRRFGTFKENARFIHAHNKRGDRPYRLRLNRFGDMGREEFRSGFADSRINDLRREPTAAPAVPGFMYDDATDLPRSVDWRQKGAVTAVKNQGRCGSCWAFSTVVAVEGINAIRTGSLVSLSEQELIDCDTDENGCQGGLMENAFEFIKSHGGITTESAYPYHASNGTCDGARARRGRVVAIDGHQAVPAGSEDALAKAVAHQPVSVAIDAGGQALQFYSEGVFTGDCGTDLDHGVAAVGYGVSDDGTPYWIVKNSWGPSWGEGGYIRMQRGTGNGGLCGIAMEASFPIKTSPNPSRKPRRALITRDASSQ from the coding sequence ATGGCGCAGGTCGCTAAGACGCTTCTCCTTGTGGCCCTGGTGGTCGTGTCGGCGGTGGAGCTGTGCCGCGCCATCGAGTTCGACGAGCGGGACCTGGCATCGGACGAGGCGCTGTGGGACCTGTACGAGCGGTGGCAGACGCACCACCGGGTGCACCGACACCACGGCGAGAAGGGCCGCCGGTTCGGGACCTTCAAGGAGAACGCGCGCTTCATCCACGCGCACAACAAGCGCGGCGACCGACCCTACCGCCTCCGCCTGAACCGCTTCGGCGACATGGGCCGTGAGGAATTCCGTTCCGGGTTCGCCGACTCCCGCATCAACGACCTCCGCCGGGAGCCCACCGCGGCGCCGGCCGTGCCGGGGTTCATGTACGACGACGCCACCGACCTGCCGCGGTCCGTGGACTGGCGGCAGAAGGGCGCGGTGACGGCCGTCAAGAACCAGGGCCGCTGCGGCAGCTGCTGGGCCTTCTCCACAGTGGTGGCCGTGGAGGGCATCAACGCCATACGGACGGGGAGCCTGGTGTCGCTGTCGGAGCAGGAGCTGATCGACTGCGACACGGACGAGAACGGGTGCCAGGGCGGGCTCATGGAGAACGCCTTCGAGTTCATCAAGTCCCACGGCGGCATCACCACCGAGTCCGCGTACCCGTACCACGCCTCCAACGGCACCTGCGACGGCGCGCGGGCCCGGCGCGGGCGGGTCGTGGCGATCGACGGCCACCAGGCTGTGCCGGCCGGCAGCGAGGACGCGCTGGCCAAGGCGGTGGCGCACCAACCGGTGTCCGTGGCCATCGACGCGGGGGGCCAGGCGCTGCAGTTCTACTCGGAGGGCGTGTTCACGGGCGACTGCGGCACGGACCTGGACCACGGCGTGGCGGCGGTCGGCTACGGCGTCAGCGACGACGGCACGCCCTACTGGATCGTCAAGAACTCGTGGGGCCCTTCCTGGGGAGAGGGCGGCTACATCCGGATGCAGCGCGGCACCGGCAACGGCGGCCTCTGCGGCATCGCCATGGAGGCGTCCTTTCCCATCAAGACCTCGCCCAACCCGTCGCGCAAGCCCCGCCGCGCGCTCATCACCAGGGACGCCTCTTCCCAGTGA